The nucleotide window GTCAGCATCTAACGAATTGCCGAGCAAGGTGCTTAATTTTGGGCCTGAAGTTCTGAAGTCGTTCAAAGTTAAGTTTACTGGGAAAAGAACAAATTGGGAACAAATTGCCGTTCTTAAAACTCCAAAGTGTTGAGTACATCAATTAGTTTGGCTTATGAAGGGTTGCTATTATAGAGGAATATGACACCTAGTGATCCCATAAACTGTTGTAGAGACCTTATACGTAAATGTTTGTGTATTCTACTTTTCCTTCTTCTTCCTCGTTTTGGTACCCTCTAATAGTAAGCGATTTCTCTAATTCTTGACTTGATCAAGATTTCTGTCAATCCTGGAGAGTATTTACTTTCTTCTTCAAATTCTGACTAAATATTGTGTATTTTTCAATATCATAGAGCTCGAAAGTTTTGAAACTGCGATATTTCAAGAGATGTCATATTCTAAGTTCTGTTTAATCGGGTTCTCTTACAGAAAAAGACCAAGCATCAAACAAGACCTTTAAAATCTGATCAACTCCACACAAACAGTAGAAGCTCATGTTCGAAAATTACTCTCAGTGATACCTTCTTATCAACAGCTTCTCATTGCCGTTTACATATTTGGGCCCATTAACCCGCAAAACGCTCTTGTATCTTAcgtagtaaatatatataaatgtattatcgcaccacatatgtatgtactatacataagtatgtaaaaagTAGAAGCAGGGCAAGAACTGACTTCCTCGCTGTCTATCACATTGTttcttttcattgttgttgttgttgtgcttgtgcGCTAAGTGCATAATCAATCACAGTGATTTGCCTGCTTATCtgctttgttttattatttatatttttctctcaTCCttacgcactcacacacatgcaaatgcgGAAATGTACGGGCATTTTCTATTTCTGATTGCTTTGTggtaatatttttagaaaataagtgGCTTTAATGCCGAAAAGCGCACATCATCTTCTTGTATTGtgtaatttgttattgttattatttttaactcgTTTTTGTGTTCACCtgcttatatatttttggaataacTAGAGGATTAACTTAATAATGGTATGATTATTCCTTAAGAAGATTCTACATGTTATTCTGTAATaacgaataaaaattttgatctgCGTCCTAGAATGATGTGGATTGTAGATGGCAGATTTTGCCAACTTTTCGTGACCAAGAAAAAAAGGAGGCTTTATTTCTCCAGTAATATAGTTTACTCTAACCCATTACTTGAGGCGCTGAGGGAGTATACTAACTGAATGTGCTTTCCTTCgcaaaaaattttctaattttaggATCTATCTCGGAACATATGGAAAATTCAATAAGTAAGTAATTCTTGGAGAATGAACACATTGCTAAGGACTCAATGTTAATCCAGATTAATTCGAAGCCCAGAGcagatctagtgactgatgccacGGCATACTGAAAGTATGGatggaacacttttccagcctgccGTATGGGAAGAAAAGCATAACACCCGGAGATTGTGAACCAGATTCGCAAATCGATGACTATAAGCAGAGGTCTAATCggccgaccatgaagaagttcgaatagcaatttccCGTCTACAGAAGAAGAAAGTGGGGGAATAAGCTTCCTAAACATCGCTTATATCACCATAGGGTGGAGGTTAAAGCCCACCGCCTGAAAAAACCTGACTAGATGTTTACAACGCGCCAATTCTtagaaaatacccgtgaaaagaTGATTGACACTCACCATATAATAATATggctgtataaactgacgttgggcaataccaaaagctccaagataccaaacgaagttttcagacaaggcgactccctatcgtacttcttcaatatactgctggaaaaataattcgagctgcagagctgaatagagaaggtattatcttctacaagagtgtataACTGCTGGATGACATCGATATTATTGGCAATAACAACcacaccgttagttctgctttctccaggttggacagAGAAAGGAGCCAAATGGGTTTgttagtgaacgagggcaagacgaaatgtctcctgtcattaaacaaacgggcgtcgcactcgcgaattggctcccacgttactgttgacagtcataatttcgaagtcgtagataatttggtctatcttggaaccagcactGACACCAACGACAACGTCAGCtatgaaatccaacgcagaataacctTTCcctacaggtgctacttcggactgagtaggaaatttaaaagtaaagtctTTCGAAGAACagagaccaaattctacaagtcactcataatccctgtcctgatatatggtgcagaggcttggacgatgacaataactgatgagtcgacgttacgacttttcgagagaaaggttctgcggaggATTTATggtctttgcgcattggcaacggcacACTCGATGAAACGATTAGCTCTACTAGATATACAACGACATCGACTTAGTTCGAATTAAGATACAGCGGCTACGTTGTcgaccgaatggatgaaaacactccaactctgagagtattcgacatatgtaatacccgccggggaaagcagatgaagaggaagacttagTTCAGTGAATGAAGAGACATCAAGTCTGAGAGCCATCAAGTCCGGAAGTagctttttattaataaaaataaagttatctCTAGATGATACAGACGATATAGGACAAGGCCTCAGATTTTCTTCAAAGATtctctaattaaattaaattcatgtttgtatTCGGGCTTCCCCGTCATCAAGGGTTGTATGTGAAAGCGAAAATCTGGCTTAAACACCCAAGCAACTCAGCTAATCTCACCTAGAGCAAAATGTGCTGaactaaaagtatttaaatcaCGGAATTTATGGTCACGATTCGAGACCATTAATTCGCTGTCAACCAAAGCCGCGATACGCTCTGCTTTGTCTTTCCCAAGTCAATCGATAGTACCTGCGGCTCCGCGCTTATTGCTTGACTGCCGATTGGAAAATTAACTGCTGCGCACACACAGCATTTCAATTACGAATTtcgggaatcagcagtaaacgCAAACTTGAACTTCAGCGCTTCCGCAAGGagtcacacacatacaaacgcggTGCTATTAGCTGCAAATGCAATCAATTCTTGAGGCTTCTCTACTTGGTTCCTCCACTTTAGCACCTCATTTtggcaaacacacatacacacaccaatAAAAGAGCGTTATTAATACTGGTCACACTTACCTAACTGCTGCTCCAtgcgttgctgttgctgctgttgttgctgacgcgactttttcaatgtGCCAAAACGTTGTGGCGGCTGTGGCGGTGATTGCAGctgttgctgatgttgttgctgcaactgATGCTGATACTGTTGGTGCTGTAGTTGCTGCTCGTGCAACTGTTGCAGCTCCTCCACATACTCCTGCCGCTGACCGCTCTCGCCCATAGCGGCGGCTTGGCTGACGACACTCAACCCGCTGTTGGCGGGCGCGCAAGGACTTTGACTGCTGCCGGAGCTTGAAAAATCGTGCGGAATGCCATTGCCACAAGTGCCAGCCGTCGACGTTGCCACCGttgcggcggcggcggcggatGCCTGCGTTATATGCGGCGGCGGTGGCACCGGATATCCGACATAGTCGACGACGCATTGCGTTAGCGGATCCAGACAAGTGCCATACGCTATCGAACCGGGCGGCTGTTCGATGTAGATTTGTGCGCCagctgctgccgccgccgccgccgctgccacCGCGGCGGAGGAGTGCTGTTGTGCGGCAGCCATTTTCACACGCCACAATGTATCCTGCGCGCTGGCTAGACTGCTGCAGATGTTGTTCGACTTGGTGGAGTAATTATTTTCGGCTGACGGATAGTGCAGGCCTGTGGACCCTGCCAGCGTTGTGGATTGGTGGTAGaagcgcagcagcagcaatgtGGAAGAAAAACAACAGTGAAATTAATTGTATTTTGAGCAGTGTGTGAAGCAGTTGATAAAGAGAGCGTGGAAAGAAAATTGGCATTTTGTGCTTTTGGTGCAAATTGAAaatgagtgagtgagtgaggtGGGAAGAGACGTGCTGCATAAAGAGTGGTgcatattagttttaattatattttattatatttacatatcttaaatagtttatatttacaaaaacatataaaatattggcTTAAAAACTGCTtaacaaatttcatttctttttcttttcttttttcccacAGGTAAGCTGTCACAGAAATAAATCGTTGATAAGCGTTgctgaaaaattcaaattctccacgaaattattaaaaatggaaTGTATGGTCGGCGATAGCGCCCTCTATTCATAATACTCGATTATTGTATTCCTTTGAGATCTGTGTTCCTTTAACTTAACCAGAGGCTACGCAAATTTAGTAAGTCCACCCTCAAAAATGCATATGAAATTAATGCATTTTGAGAACAAAAGATTATTATAACAGTTATCTATACCCTCGTCCGAAGATTTCTCGGcatgaaatttcatttgataTCCGTTTCGATGACAGTCGCGGTCTTTATAAGCTAAGATGACCCGTACTTAAAACCATTGAAGAACTGCCAATTCCTCAGAAGttctcaaaattataaaaataatattattgtcaCTGTGAAACCGCcaacaaaaatgtgtttttcaTAGCATAAAGAGGCTGAGACTCGAAGTTATcgataaattcttaaaataactttaaGTTGGTTCTCATCCTAGATCAATATTTCGTCATCTAAAATGTAAATGCAAAACGATATTTACACAGAAAGTAATATATATCTCTCTAGAACTTGACAATGATGCTGACTTAGAAGGAAACTTGGTGAAGCGACGCCTGTTTGGATATGTTGAATTTGTAAAGAAGAGTTTTATAATCCATGAGGTGAAGCTTGAGTTACCTACAAACAgttctatataaaatttttggcgGAGGATGCAATGGAAAGACCTGTTTCTTGAAGAtacttaaatttagttttaagaaaAAGAGTAGGAGCAAACTTTTGATATATTTGGTATCAAGAGTTTAGGTTGAGCTTTCTCGTGCACATTGTCCACAAGTCCGTATAGTTTCATAGTTTTATGATATATAAgttcaatttctttaaaaaacatcTAATCCGAAGTACTAAATATGTCATCCAATAGAAGTCCATCAATTCAAAACGAGAtagatacttgtatatatatatatattgtggcAAAAAGTAgccgaaaattgtaataaaatccCATGGGtaaagaatatttgaaaaaaatatatttattttgttaagttggtaggactgtcctcaattactgtgccaaatatgagcgcggtCTGTCAAACAGTGCGTTGAATGTCCAATGACTGTTTTCCCGTTAATACTTCATCTGTCTGTACAAGCGATAACTTGACTAAAATTAGTGATATGCTGCAGATGGAAGAAATCGGTTCACTGCCACGCTCATAAAATACCAGTAAACAAAAGccaatttaattgcaaaactaTGAACTGAGTTAAGACactaaactataatttttacttaaacagAGACTAGGCTTAGGAAGTAGCGAGATGTGGgctaaatttgtttaaaagtgggcgtggccgtAACTCCTAAATGATTTAATGAGAAACGATGCCATATTTTTCATTCGTTCTTTTGACATTTATCTTCACTAACGTTTGCCtattcatcatggaaagataagattaaacaacgagtcgaaatttgTAGAATATACTGCCGAATTTTGGAATCaattttaagagcgctacgtccaatttatagTCGTCAATAataattgaggaagacccagatcagtctctcacacgtcgttttcAAGCGTtcggcatctctgtgacgtcgttgtggtaaattttacgaaaagatcGTGATCTACATCCAATTTGACGCAAGAGCTGAAGCAgtttgaccaccagaatcgtcgtatgttcgtgcaTTGGACTGAGCAACAACTGTGGCGGTTATGAACTGGAGGCGTCGTTGGGTCGCACTTCTTCCGTGTTGATCAAGACCGGCttgttactgtgaatgggaatcgctaccatttaatgataaccgaatattttttggCCTGAATTGGTTGAAAtgaacttggacaatatgtggttccaacaggacggcgccacgagccacacagcgaatgccacaatcgatttattgaaaaccaagtttggtgaaagtGTTATCTCatgaaatggcccagtcaattggccgcatCAGTCGTTTGATTTGATGCCGAAaaactatttcctgtgggactacgtcaagtctatggtctatgccaacatgCCAGCcatgattgatgaacttcgtacgaatattgaacatgaaattgcagcagtatcggctgatttatgcttgaaaattgtGTCTAGACTTCTGCGAGCGTGCCCGTGGTGTTCAACTGTGTATTTGGCTGATCTTTTACCAAACATTTCGGTCAATCTGTGAGTTCTAGTACTGAAGTTCGTGGATAATATTTTCTTGATATGTTGGCATCAAGGGTTTACATGGGCttacgggtttaaaaaaatcgattcttttattatcttattaaatcgATTATCTTATCTTGGCTAATTGCGCcttctttaaacgcgtttttctctaaatagtgtttttgaagtcggttggcaagatttctcgagaataCTCAAGCGATCTtcctgaaattttacacaggcatacaattcttaaagagtTGGACGGAAGCATTTTCCGATCACaaccatttgaaaaaaaaaaactgtcgcgaatttttgactgaaatttccattttgttgtaaaaatgtctgccaaaaatccaattttcagtttttttccccATACTTccagttctaagttaaggttttaaaagACACCGCAATTTTTAACTTTAGATGATTCTGTAAGAAGGTTATCTTGACAACGCGGGTGTATCTTTTTTTCGAGAGGTCACCAGAAATAGCATCGCAAAaccagaaatttcaaatatttttttcccataaaatttctgaagttctttgttaatatataaaataattaattttttataccagacaaaatatttgaaaaaaatgctgTTTGTTTTAGCCGAGGAAACACCAGGATGTATCCTCTTATTGACAAACAATTGGTTCAAAGTTCAAATCAGGTTAGATTCCATAtgcctaatataaatatttttgaatttccggTTTGAAGCTTGTATGGGTCAACATACGTAAGaatcttaataaaattcagaGTTCTAATGATCTGAGTAAACTCTTGCCTAAATGGATGAAATTAGGATAATACTTCAGTTAGTTTAATAGAGGGTTTTGCCAACAGCTCAAGGTATTTCCTTGGCTTTTATCTTTCTTTAGACAAAAGTAAGCGATTCGTTTCATTTGTGGATATTccactgaaaaaaaaactaccCGAGTACTAACCAATATCCTCTCCTTAACTGAATATTTATATTCTCTGATCATAAAAgcttctttaatttctttacatTGACTAAAAGTTCGTAGTAAACCGGAATATTGCGCACAATTGAAGCGTAAGCTGATTATATATtactcatacatataaatatacttaactATAACGGTAAAAAGTAGAATAAACAGAAGTATGCAGCGTGCTATGAAGTAGTAGAAACATAAGAAAGAAGCTTAAGAAACTGTGCAAAAGTTAGTGCGCGCTTGCAAAAAGCCGAGACTTCAGTGCATTAGACCGGCAGATAACGGTGTGGACTCGCCACCAGGCGTGCAGTGTGGCAGAAGTGCTAACAGGCGTGCGGCAGCGATGGCAACAAAGCGTACAAAGaacacaacaaacaaacagcgcAACTGCCTACACATTTCATAAGCGcgcaaaccaaaaaaaaaaaaaagaaacaataaaaacgaaGTAGAAGACAACTAACTAAAACACCGTTAGACAAAAAGTGCAATGTGCAACATCCACATGCCACGTAGCGGCGGCTGTCACGACGCTCCCCACGCAACGCGATTGCACGGCAATTGTTAACTTTGCGGAGTCACCGCCAACACGCCTCCAACCGCCATCGctgccgccaccgccaccgccacgCCACGTCGAGGGgtgcaaattaaatttaccTGAAACTGCTGGCGGTTTCGCGGTTTTGCGGACATACGCCGCTGCTGTCAGCGACATAAGCGCTCTTGACACGCCCGCTGTGCCAATGTCACAGCCcgtttgtattgttgttgccgttgtcgTTGTTCTCGTTGCGTCCGCCGccttcgttgttgttgctgcggctAATTTTGTAGTTGCATCACATTTTGCGGTGCGATCGCCGACAGCGGCGTCACCTGCGCCGTCATTCGTACCATTAGCGCGGCTAGTGtaaatattgttgctgttgtcgctgCTGCCACCGACGCCATCGCCACCGCCAGCATTGCTGTTGCACGAGTACGTTGGCACGTGACCAACCGTCAGTGCGGTGGGTTTGCTCGGCTgctcgttgttgctgttgcattgcaagttattaatattgttgttattgttgtggttgCTATTGATGTTGTTGCCGCTGCCATTgtgttgtttattgttgttactgttgctgttgctgccgccATATACATCCAAACCAAATGGTGGTCCTATATATTTGCGGTGAACGAAATAGATAAGATTGCCAGCATGACAAAAAGCCGATGAGAGTGTAAGAGAGAGCGCCCAAGCGGGGGGAAGAGCgtatgtaaatgtgtttataGAGCTTAGacttattttatgtaaatttatgtgtttgaaagttgttattgtattttgatttatttccatattttctcTCAAAAGCGTTGCAAAGGGAATATGGAAATCATGTTGAGGGCGCTCGTGATATTGGTGACTTATAAAAGGTCACGAAAAGTAGTTTTGAGTTTGTGAGAAGCTTCTTTTTTGAATTCTATTTACTCAATCGttcttttgtttacaaaaaattcaTACTTTACTTATCAAAAGATTTGGTGAGCGCATAGAATTGGGTTCATGACACAAtttcagaaaaacaaaaatcacaaataaatatCATGTACCctcataaatatttcttaaatataatataattgttCCAACGTTATTTGGTATTATGTGATACTTGTATGTCAAGTTTTCCTCTTCTCTTAGATCAATTTCAAGTGAAATAGTTAGGTAAGTCAAGCAGAAAGAACCAAAATCACCAAAATACGATTTAAAATACATAGGTGGGTATAGCGGCAATCTACCGACGCACTTAGGCCCTCACAGAGGCTCTTTGCATAACCACCAAGACTAAAGATCTCTCACTCTAATGGCTATCCTCAGAACCACCCTGTGCTTCTGATCAAATTCATCAGTACGAAAAGTTTAATCTGCGCAACTTCCGAGACATCGTCAAGAAACCTTCTGTCGATACTCGTAGTTATATCTTTTTCCTATATAAAGTCTCATAAttgcataaaaatgttttattgtcAACTTCACTTTTACCACCTGACAGTTTCTAATGGGcgatacaaataaaaatacttttttaaaagaCTACTGATCGTACTATTCGCATCATCCATCTTTCCCTGTattcattactggataatattctaccggatagaccacgtccagctcgcagtgaagaaaataaaacagcCATAGCTGAGAAGAACGAAGACCGTGGGCAGTGAATTCGACGCCATTCGACTTGACGCCTTTTACGCCGAGATCTTAAATCGAAAGCCTACAAAATACAGTtagtgcaagaactgaagccgctcgaccttcccaagcaacatTCCTTTGCTCTAAGGCTCTTGAAAAtctccaagaagatccgacgtttgaAAATGATCGTATCATGATAACTGACCATTttatgcctaaaattgaagcccgtgatctcggtgacatttggtttcaacaaaaaacGGCATCAATCATTTTTGGGGTTTTGGGCCGGGGGCCACATCTTCAtatgatatcacatcgttaaacttttttctgtgaACATTTGTAAACTGTAAATCTATGCGGACCAtccggatcatctggatcatCCTTTTAGATACTGAGAAAATGGTGACAGTGTTTTAGAGTCTACAAGTGCTTGTCGCAGAACGGGCAAGAGCCTATTATACCCATGTCAAATAGGTACTTCTTAAGTCTACAGTATCCAGTGTAAAATGCAACATGTATACAGAGTTTGCCCCTTTGGAGGTTGAATACACTTTTTAACCCAGTAAGGTTGTAACTATCCTTTTCTCTGCCCACTCTCATCTCCTTTTGGAAGAGTTCTTTATGTTATGCGGATCAACCGCAATGCAGGATTTCGGTCCTACCATTCTGGAAGCAGTTTTGAAACGAGCTTGTCCTGTAGTTTATTCCCGAGCACACCCTTGTGTCCTGGCATCCAAAAGAGGTGTACTTTGTTGCAATCTGGCAGGCTAATCAGCCAGGCTATCCCCTCCTTCAGCAATAGCGTTGTAATCGCATCAGCTGAAATTACCTCAactgccgcttgactatcactgagtATGGTGATAATTCAGAGAAGAGAAGAAGTGTTTCGTCTCACAAAAGTTTCATTTGCTGGGATGAAATTGCCattctgctgtcatttgaagcATGTTTGATTGATTACTATGTGAAGCGGTGTGAGCTCCAGCATGACTTCTAATTCTGCCACCACTTGGCACGCTTTGCGCAGACGTAGGCAAGTCTTTGAAGTTTCAATAGTTGAAATCTTACTAAAACTTCGGCTGCTTTCGAATCCCATACTACCGCTCCATATGTAACAATTGGTCTCGCGATCATGGTGTACAATTGACAGTACATCCACCTGATAATCCTTGATCTGCAGCTCGAGCCATACCAATCAGGCGATTATATACCCTGAGTGCCTTTGTGGCTTTTGGACATAGTCAGCAACAGATGCTATCAATATATCCACATATTTGGCCTCATTAGTCATCTTTAAAACTGTGCCGTCAAGGAATAAGCTTCTAAGGCCCGGCAGGTATCTTCTTCTAGTGAACGGGACGATGGTCGTTTTCGACAGTTTGATGTTCAGTCGAATCGTACTACATCATCCCATTGCCAGGTCTAATTATTCCAGCCAACATATGTATTTCTCCTACTCAGGGTTGTCCGCTGGTCCTGGGACCCGTgatgtaaaaaaacaccccaatgaaaaggaaacaacagttTCGCTgatgtaaactcggctatagccGCCTAAGCGGTGTTtaggccaataaagaagaagaaggacaaatatgtatatatattcagcTGTTAGAACCTGGACCACAAATGAAATTCTATTTATTATTACCTTAAAGGTTAAGCAGTGTGTCTAAGTCTGAGTTAAATGAAGGATATATACTtagaagattttttttacagtttaatTTGCGGGTTTTTGTAAAggttgattttttaagagctttgataacttttttaaaaaaaaaaactgcataaaaattttggcaaccatctcatcggttctttatgtGAAACGTTAGGATTGGTTCATggaacatttactttttgaagataattca belongs to Bactrocera dorsalis isolate Fly_Bdor unplaced genomic scaffold, ASM2337382v1 BdCtg585, whole genome shotgun sequence and includes:
- the LOC115066642 gene encoding putative uncharacterized protein DDB_G0288537, coding for MEINQNTITTFKHINLHKISLSSINTFTYALPPAWALSLTLSSAFCHAGNLIYFVHRKYIGPPFGLDVYGGSNSNSNNNKQHNGSGNNINSNHNNNNNINNLQCNSNNEQPSKPTALTVGHVPTYSCNSNAGGGDGVGGSSDNSNNIYTSRANGTNDGAGDAAVGDRTAKCDATTKLAAATTTKAADATRTTTTATTIQTGCDIGTAGVSRALMSLTAAAYVRKTAKPPAVSGSTGLHYPSAENNYSTKSNNICSSLASAQDTLWRVKMAAAQQHSSAAVAAAAAAAAAGAQIYIEQPPGSIAYGTCLDPLTQCVVDYVGYPVPPPPHITQASAAAAATVATSTAGTCGNGIPHDFSSSGSSQSPCAPANSGLSVVSQAAAMGESGQRQEYVEELQQLHEQQLQHQQYQHQLQQQHQQQLQSPPQPPQRFGTLKKSRQQQQQQQQRMEQQLGKCDQY